In Agromyces sp. SYSU T00194, a genomic segment contains:
- the greA gene encoding transcription elongation factor GreA translates to MAQDATVTWLTQDAYDRLAGELEHLSTAGRDEIAKRIEAAREEGDLKENGGYHAAKDEQGKQEARIRQLTALLRSAQVGEAPESHGVVEAGTVVTATIAGDSERFLVGNREIAGDSELDVYSPQSPLGEAILGLKVGDSTTYTAPNGREITVKVTDVATWDGK, encoded by the coding sequence ATGGCGCAGGACGCTACGGTCACCTGGCTCACCCAGGACGCCTACGACCGCCTGGCCGGCGAGCTCGAGCACCTCAGCACCGCCGGTCGCGACGAGATCGCGAAGCGGATCGAGGCTGCCCGTGAGGAGGGCGACCTCAAGGAGAACGGCGGCTACCACGCCGCGAAGGACGAGCAGGGCAAGCAGGAGGCGCGCATCCGCCAGCTCACCGCGCTGCTGCGCAGCGCGCAGGTCGGCGAGGCCCCCGAGTCGCACGGCGTCGTCGAGGCCGGCACGGTCGTCACCGCCACCATCGCGGGTGACAGCGAGCGGTTCCTCGTCGGCAACCGCGAGATCGCGGGCGACTCCGAGCTCGACGTGTACAGCCCGCAGAGCCCGCTCGGCGAGGCCATCCTCGGCCTGAAGGTCGGCGACTCGACCACCTACACCGCTCCCAACGGGCGCGAGATCACGGTGAAGGTCACCGACGTGGCCACCTGGGACGGCAAGTAG